One genomic region from Sulfurimonas sp. encodes:
- the secF gene encoding protein translocase subunit SecF → MEFFRYTRTFNFMGKSKIAMILSVILVLASYALLATKGLNYGVDFAGGTIVQVKYDTVAPIKEMREKLKGNEIFRGASITEFGSPDEVVIRMKSTSGSVTVDIGDMTREALKGSGNFEIRRVDIVGPTVGAELKEKGMMSLVLAMFGILVYVAFRFEWRFAVASIFALIHDISLALGAITLVGLDVNLDVLAALLTILGYSLNDTIIVFDRIREGVTSSKNTDLTEIINESVTRTLARTTLTSLTTFFVVFTLFMFGGEIIHAFAFTLLVGIIVGTYSSVFVASPILLWFGFDVKGYHIKLASKAKREVEKQRMRDQYESGVM, encoded by the coding sequence ATGGAATTTTTTAGATATACAAGAACCTTTAATTTTATGGGTAAGTCTAAAATTGCGATGATTCTTTCAGTGATTTTAGTTTTAGCTTCTTACGCACTTTTGGCAACAAAAGGTCTAAACTACGGTGTTGATTTCGCTGGTGGAACTATCGTTCAAGTTAAGTATGATACAGTCGCTCCAATTAAAGAGATGCGAGAGAAATTAAAGGGTAATGAAATCTTTAGGGGAGCATCTATTACAGAATTTGGCTCTCCAGATGAAGTTGTTATCCGTATGAAGAGTACAAGCGGAAGTGTTACGGTAGATATTGGTGATATGACAAGAGAAGCACTAAAAGGTAGTGGAAATTTTGAAATTCGCCGTGTAGATATTGTAGGTCCCACAGTTGGAGCAGAGTTAAAAGAAAAAGGAATGATGTCTTTAGTATTAGCAATGTTTGGCATCTTGGTTTATGTAGCATTTAGATTTGAGTGGCGTTTTGCTGTTGCATCTATCTTCGCGCTAATACATGATATTTCTTTAGCTTTAGGTGCTATAACACTTGTTGGGTTAGATGTAAACCTTGATGTTTTAGCCGCACTTCTTACGATTTTGGGTTATTCACTTAACGATACTATTATTGTCTTTGACCGTATTCGTGAAGGTGTTACAAGTTCAAAAAATACAGACTTGACTGAGATTATTAATGAATCAGTTACAAGAACCTTGGCAAGAACAACGCTAACTTCACTTACAACTTTCTTTGTTGTATTTACGCTATTTATGTTTGGTGGTGAGATTATCCATGCCTTTGCATTTACACTTCTTGTGGGTATTATAGTTGGTACATACTCATCTGTTTTTGTAGCATCTCCTATACTTCTTTGGTTTGGTTTTGATGTTAAAGGTTACCATATTAAACTGGCATCCAAAGCAAAAAGAGAAGTAGAAAAACAACGCATGCGTGACCAGTACGAATCTGGAGTAATGTAA
- the secD gene encoding protein translocase subunit SecD produces the protein MKLNYRIVVFALAIIFGLFFSAPSLLQLQDGKKVTLGLDLQGGLHMLLGVKTEEATKSRIKSIAASIKHFSDRNDILVDELKFDESSISFSLLDSDDVKQMQEFLSEIDGSNISVSAEAFSLSLTPEEIVRTEKLAIDQAIETIRNRLDQFGLAEPVVARQGEEKILVQLAGIKTQEEEQRARELISRAAKLELMAVDEDRNARVGVMSDSDAAEYGDIILSDVKDPNRKYLVREIPILDGSMLTDASMGFDQSNRPLINFKLNAEGAEIFGDFTGRSVGKRLAVVLDGKVYSAPNINERIGGGSGQISGNYTVMEAKDLAIALRSGALLAPIYLMEKRSVGPSLGADSIKASMIALIGGFVLVIIFMMAYYRMAGVIANIALIANLFIILAVMSLFGATLTLPGMAGIVLTVGMAVDSNVIISERIRELIYQGKSIHKAIEEGYANAMRAILDANITTLIAAVVLYAYGTGAIKGFAITISIGILASMLTAILGTHGIYEMLESKIQKSKNNRFWFGIKG, from the coding sequence ATGAAGCTTAATTACCGTATAGTCGTTTTCGCTTTAGCAATAATTTTTGGTCTGTTTTTCTCAGCACCATCTCTACTTCAACTCCAAGATGGCAAAAAAGTCACTTTAGGACTTGATTTACAAGGTGGTTTGCATATGCTTCTTGGTGTAAAAACTGAGGAGGCTACAAAATCTCGTATAAAATCAATCGCAGCAAGTATAAAACACTTTAGTGATAGAAATGATATTTTAGTAGATGAGTTAAAATTTGATGAATCTTCTATATCGTTTTCACTTCTAGATAGTGATGATGTAAAGCAGATGCAAGAATTTTTAAGTGAAATAGATGGCTCAAATATTTCTGTTAGTGCTGAGGCATTTTCTCTAAGTTTAACGCCTGAAGAAATTGTAAGAACTGAAAAACTAGCAATAGATCAAGCGATAGAAACGATAAGAAATAGACTTGACCAATTTGGTTTAGCTGAACCTGTTGTAGCAAGACAAGGTGAAGAGAAAATTTTAGTTCAGTTAGCAGGTATTAAAACTCAAGAAGAAGAACAACGAGCAAGAGAGCTTATCTCCCGCGCTGCAAAGTTAGAGCTTATGGCAGTTGATGAAGATAGGAATGCGCGAGTTGGTGTTATGAGTGATTCAGATGCTGCTGAGTATGGCGATATTATTTTATCAGATGTTAAAGACCCAAATAGAAAGTATTTAGTTCGTGAAATTCCTATCTTAGATGGAAGTATGCTTACAGATGCATCTATGGGATTTGATCAAAGTAACAGACCTCTTATTAACTTTAAGTTAAATGCAGAAGGTGCTGAAATATTTGGTGATTTTACAGGTAGAAGTGTTGGAAAAAGATTAGCAGTTGTGCTAGATGGCAAAGTTTATTCTGCTCCAAATATTAACGAACGAATTGGTGGAGGAAGTGGTCAAATTTCTGGAAACTACACAGTTATGGAAGCAAAAGATTTAGCTATTGCTCTTCGCTCTGGTGCTCTATTAGCTCCTATTTATCTTATGGAAAAACGCTCTGTTGGTCCAAGTTTGGGTGCAGATAGTATTAAGGCTAGTATGATTGCTTTGATTGGTGGTTTTGTTTTAGTAATCATTTTTATGATGGCTTACTATCGCATGGCAGGCGTTATAGCAAATATTGCATTAATTGCAAACTTGTTTATAATTTTAGCTGTTATGAGTCTTTTTGGCGCAACTTTAACTCTTCCTGGTATGGCAGGTATCGTTCTGACTGTTGGTATGGCAGTAGATTCCAATGTTATTATTTCTGAGAGGATAAGGGAACTTATTTATCAAGGTAAGTCAATTCATAAAGCTATAGAAGAAGGTTATGCAAATGCAATGAGAGCTATCTTAGATGCAAATATAACAACTCTTATAGCAGCAGTTGTTCTGTATGCTTATGGAACGGGTGCTATTAAAGGTTTTGCTATAACTATTAGTATCGGTATTTTAGCGTCTATGCTTACTGCGATATTAGGAACTCATGGCATCTATGAAATGCTTGAGAGTAAAATACAAAAATCAAAAAATAACCGTTTTTGGTTTGGAATTAAGGGTTAA